In the genome of Parus major isolate Abel chromosome 2, Parus_major1.1, whole genome shotgun sequence, one region contains:
- the RAB5A gene encoding ras-related protein Rab-5A: protein MANRGATRPNGPNAGNKICQFKLVLLGESAVGKSSLVLRFVKGQFHEFQESTIGAAFLTQTVCLDDTTVKFEIWDTAGQERYHSLAPMYYRGAQAAIVVYDITNEESFARAKNWVKELQRQASPNIVIALAGNKADLANKRAVDFQEAQAYADDNSLLFMETSAKTSMNVNEIFMAIAKKLPKNEPQNAGASSARGRGVDLTEPTQPPKSQCCSN from the exons ATGGCTAATCGAGGAGCAACAAGGCCCAACGGGCcaaatgctggaaataaaatttgccAATTCAAATTAGTACTTTTAGGAGAGTCTGCAGTTGGCAAATCAAGTTTGGTGCTTCGTTTTGTAAAAGGACAGTTTCATGAATTTCAAGAAAGCACGATTGGAG CTGCTTTTCTAACCCAGACTGTATGTCTGGATGATACAACggtaaaatttgaaatttgggATACAGCTGGGCAAGAGCGGTACCACAGTTTAGCACCCATGTACTACAGAGGAGCACAAGCAGCTATAGTGGTATACGACATTACAAACGAG GAGTCCTTTGCCAGAGCGAAAAATTGGGTCAAAGAACTTCAGCGACAAGCAAGTCCTAATATTGTAATAGCTTTAGCAGGAAACAAAGCTGATCTAGCTAACAAAAGAGCTGTGGATTTCCAG gaagCACAGGCTTATGCAGATGACAACAGCCTATTGTTCATGGAGACGTCTGCCAAAACATCTATGAACgtaaatgaaatattcatgGCAATTG caaaaaaattgcCCAAGAATGAACCACAGAATGCaggagccagctctgccagaggaAGAGGAGTAGACCTTACTGAACCCACACAACCACCCAAGAGTCAATGTTGTAGTAACTAA